From a single Streptomyces liliifuscus genomic region:
- a CDS encoding TetR/AcrR family transcriptional regulator: MAQARPPRADAVRNRQKILAAAREQITLHGPDAGMDAIAAAAGVAVGTLYRHFPTKTDLVGAVVTEHMERVATDAEAAHARAASGSKAMDEITAFIGTVLEASANDHAVKAAAHTLGAAPGTTEPEDRATAALASLITAAQADGDLHLDVTVRDFYLLITTAPTDQPPAVRARWLTLVLPGLSTHGRGAAG; the protein is encoded by the coding sequence ATGGCCCAGGCCCGGCCGCCGCGCGCCGACGCCGTCCGCAACCGGCAGAAGATCCTGGCCGCCGCCCGAGAACAGATCACGCTCCACGGACCCGACGCGGGAATGGATGCCATCGCCGCGGCGGCGGGCGTGGCCGTCGGAACCCTCTACCGGCACTTTCCGACGAAGACCGACCTGGTGGGCGCCGTCGTCACCGAGCACATGGAGCGGGTGGCGACGGACGCCGAGGCCGCCCACGCCCGTGCGGCGTCCGGCTCCAAGGCCATGGACGAGATCACGGCCTTCATCGGCACGGTCCTGGAAGCCTCCGCCAACGACCACGCCGTGAAGGCCGCCGCACACACACTCGGTGCCGCCCCCGGCACTACGGAGCCGGAGGACCGTGCCACGGCGGCCCTCGCCTCACTCATCACCGCCGCCCAGGCCGACGGGGACCTCCATCTCGACGTCACCGTGCGGGACTTCTACCTGCTCATCACCACCGCCCCCACCGACCAGCCGCCTGCCGTACGCGCCCGCTGGCTCACCCTCGTCCTGCCCGGCCTCAGCACCCACGGCCGTGGTGCCGCCGGGTGA
- a CDS encoding oxidoreductase has translation MSSKVALVTGASSGIGEATALKLHELGYTVHAAARRVERMTHLAERGIHPLAMDVTDDDSMRGGVERIVAESGRVDVLVNNAGYGSYGALEDVPMSEARYQFEVNVFGAARLAQLVLPHMRAQRGGRIVNVSSMGGKIYTPLGSWYHATKFATEGLSDCLRLEVAPFGVHVVLIEPGGIKTEWGGIAADHLLKVSGEGAYADRATAVASAMNPANGEARGSEPSVVADAIAKAVTARRPKARYAMGLGARPAILARRVLPDHAMDTLVNFTLRAAAR, from the coding sequence ATGTCCTCCAAGGTCGCCCTGGTCACCGGTGCCTCCTCAGGCATCGGCGAGGCCACAGCCCTCAAGCTCCACGAGCTCGGTTACACGGTCCACGCAGCCGCCCGCCGGGTCGAGCGCATGACGCATCTCGCCGAACGCGGTATCCACCCGCTGGCCATGGACGTCACCGACGACGACTCCATGCGTGGCGGCGTCGAGCGGATCGTCGCCGAGTCGGGCCGTGTCGACGTACTGGTCAACAACGCCGGCTACGGTTCCTACGGCGCCCTCGAAGACGTTCCGATGTCCGAGGCCCGCTACCAGTTCGAGGTGAACGTCTTCGGCGCCGCGCGCCTGGCGCAACTGGTCCTGCCGCACATGCGCGCCCAGCGTGGCGGACGCATCGTCAATGTCTCCTCGATGGGCGGCAAGATCTACACCCCGTTGGGCAGTTGGTACCACGCAACGAAGTTCGCGACAGAGGGCCTCAGCGACTGCCTGCGCCTGGAGGTTGCGCCGTTCGGCGTCCATGTGGTCCTCATCGAGCCGGGTGGCATCAAGACGGAATGGGGCGGGATCGCGGCCGACCATCTCCTGAAGGTCTCCGGCGAAGGCGCCTACGCCGACAGGGCCACAGCCGTCGCCTCGGCCATGAACCCGGCCAATGGCGAGGCCCGCGGCTCGGAGCCCTCGGTCGTCGCCGACGCCATCGCCAAGGCCGTCACCGCCCGTCGGCCGAAGGCTCGCTACGCCATGGGTCTGGGGGCCAGGCCCGCGATCCTGGCTCGCCGCGTGCTGCCCGACCACGCCATGGACACCCTCGTCAACTTCACCCTCCGCGCCGCCGCCCGCTGA
- a CDS encoding glycoside hydrolase domain-containing protein: MADELVLRAQRFVNQAYGDKIGMTVEENGRTGWSTMYALTRALQWELGISPVADSFGPTTLRTLTQKFPRLNSATVPSANFCRIIQSAMYCKGYDGGDIDGVYNANVQAGITKLKQDMGVDGVYPGSDLTPKVFKGLLNMDPYVLVRYGDRPGDEDIRSIQRWLNGRYIHRQDFFVIPCDGHHSRDVAKSMLFAIQYELGMADGVANGSFGPATQAGLRQHTLRVGSTGVWVNLFTAAMILNQRPHVAFGGTFTSDLSSAVFEFQDFVRLSPNGDGDYPTWASLLISYGDQSRSGAACDCITTITPARAQSLLSAGYVYVGRYLCNVPNGRDKMIKPGELQTIAANGLNCFPIYQTFSDGAAYFKYSQGTRDGLDAIDWAKYHGFKDGSRIYFAVDYDAFDHEVTSNILPHFRGISRAVQENSRYRVGIYGPRNVCRRVREAGYTDASFVSDMSSGFSGNLGFPMPGDWAFDQIATVTVGTGAGAIEIDKNIASGRDVGQSSFDPGADTAGLDVDFNATYRAAMLQEVRSYLESIGVPETGGDGWTDTDWATLGGISNTNAFDLVLAADWLFTSLARQLRVRKALIQAPVLWELRKFNPLDIASDTAVKTGVDDDCSTGWGQIKGRVAIEARNHCVQQGIINGSILGERDLESVWAQLHEDSIYNIKSVAYLTIYNAHQINLPRPGPNTSEGDSERILSRYNGPPLTNEGKPNLPALKYGRELVGLYRVLEKYYRLSRNG, translated from the coding sequence ATGGCAGACGAGTTGGTCCTGCGCGCCCAGAGATTCGTCAACCAGGCCTACGGCGACAAGATCGGCATGACCGTCGAGGAGAACGGCCGCACGGGCTGGAGCACCATGTACGCCCTCACCAGGGCCCTCCAGTGGGAGTTGGGCATCAGCCCCGTGGCGGACAGCTTCGGCCCCACCACCCTGCGGACCCTGACTCAGAAGTTCCCGCGGCTCAACAGCGCCACCGTGCCGTCGGCCAACTTCTGCCGCATCATCCAGTCCGCGATGTACTGCAAGGGCTATGACGGTGGTGACATCGACGGCGTGTACAACGCGAACGTCCAGGCCGGTATCACCAAGCTGAAGCAGGACATGGGGGTCGACGGTGTCTACCCCGGCTCCGACCTGACTCCGAAGGTGTTCAAGGGCCTGCTGAACATGGACCCGTACGTCCTCGTCAGGTACGGGGACAGACCCGGCGACGAGGACATCCGCTCGATCCAGCGCTGGCTCAACGGGCGGTACATCCACCGGCAGGACTTCTTCGTCATCCCCTGCGACGGCCACCACTCCCGTGATGTGGCCAAGTCCATGCTGTTCGCCATCCAGTACGAACTGGGCATGGCCGACGGAGTGGCCAACGGCTCCTTCGGCCCGGCGACCCAGGCGGGTCTGAGACAGCACACCCTCAGGGTCGGCAGCACGGGCGTCTGGGTGAACCTGTTCACGGCCGCCATGATCCTCAACCAGCGGCCCCATGTCGCGTTCGGCGGGACCTTCACGTCCGACCTGTCCTCGGCCGTCTTCGAGTTCCAGGACTTCGTCAGGCTCTCCCCGAACGGCGACGGCGACTACCCCACCTGGGCGTCCCTGCTGATCTCCTACGGCGACCAGTCCCGCTCGGGCGCCGCCTGCGACTGCATCACCACCATCACCCCGGCCCGCGCCCAGTCCCTGCTGTCCGCCGGGTACGTGTACGTCGGCCGCTATCTGTGCAACGTCCCGAACGGCCGGGACAAGATGATCAAACCCGGTGAGCTGCAGACCATCGCGGCCAACGGGCTGAACTGCTTCCCGATCTACCAGACCTTCAGCGACGGGGCCGCCTACTTCAAGTACAGCCAGGGCACCCGGGACGGCCTCGACGCGATCGACTGGGCCAAGTACCACGGATTCAAGGACGGCAGCCGCATCTACTTCGCCGTCGACTACGACGCGTTCGACCACGAGGTGACCTCCAACATCCTTCCGCACTTCAGGGGGATCTCCCGGGCGGTGCAGGAGAACTCCCGCTACCGGGTCGGCATCTACGGGCCGCGCAACGTGTGCCGCAGGGTGCGCGAGGCCGGGTACACCGACGCGAGCTTCGTCTCCGACATGTCCAGCGGGTTCTCCGGGAACCTGGGCTTCCCCATGCCCGGGGACTGGGCCTTCGACCAGATCGCCACCGTCACCGTGGGAACCGGTGCCGGAGCCATCGAGATCGACAAGAACATCGCCTCCGGACGAGACGTCGGGCAGAGCAGCTTCGACCCCGGCGCGGACACCGCGGGACTGGACGTCGACTTCAACGCGACGTACCGCGCGGCCATGCTCCAGGAGGTCCGCTCGTACCTGGAGTCCATCGGCGTCCCCGAGACGGGTGGCGACGGCTGGACCGACACGGACTGGGCGACCCTGGGGGGCATCTCCAACACCAACGCGTTCGACCTGGTCCTCGCCGCCGACTGGCTGTTCACCTCGCTGGCCCGGCAGCTCAGGGTGCGCAAGGCCCTGATCCAGGCCCCGGTGCTGTGGGAGCTGCGCAAGTTCAACCCGCTGGACATCGCCTCCGACACGGCGGTCAAGACCGGCGTGGACGACGACTGTTCCACCGGCTGGGGCCAGATCAAGGGCAGGGTGGCGATCGAGGCCAGGAACCACTGCGTCCAGCAGGGCATCATCAACGGCTCGATCCTGGGGGAGCGGGACCTGGAATCGGTGTGGGCCCAGCTGCACGAGGACTCGATCTACAACATCAAGTCGGTGGCCTACCTCACGATCTACAACGCCCACCAGATCAACCTGCCCAGACCGGGGCCGAACACCAGCGAGGGTGACTCCGAGAGGATCCTCAGCCGCTACAACGGTCCCCCCTTGACGAATGAGGGGAAACCGAACCTGCCCGCCCTGAAGTACGGCCGTGAACTCGTGGGCCTGTACCGGGTGTTGGAGAAGTACTACCGGCTTTCCCGCAATGGCTGA